From one Coffea eugenioides isolate CCC68of chromosome 11, Ceug_1.0, whole genome shotgun sequence genomic stretch:
- the LOC113752423 gene encoding putative late blight resistance protein homolog R1B-16, giving the protein MIYTFVHSPLWYLQWLEKNPDLNSLLKDQIFTLKQELRFMRTYLIYFVMSKGIPSESSSLIYNVEAAVIDATKDLSISCCRGLSEVGPVISHMLEKVRDCKQEIGKAYAILWELPWKFNTPPLRLSVLEFLDSVLDNIDDLLGSESLIPFIRKSVDNLKQKLNFIKNFLDITEKREVVHRKMGAFVMYAQVVATSAACLLYWCWIEKMDETRASRMDVKFSELMQLIKPCTSDHIDMYFELLKASNHRVSVKVITAEAANFVNFLLENSEASLQDQISAIREGLTQLLKFLMQLPDQYGEDVGQISTDIKVVAKKAGSFCTDKVKEDQLEEVNSLLLKLLQKITLIKEKTSQIRLQSSETIIVDEFVDVNEQLESQSTFSAGVDEQEKEDGKPLLTHCETVSRKVTLLAYSIHGNRLTEEMAIEMNHAVLILLEKIEVIKADMYMIGQEVPKADKVCLMKDQIKALHEGLKFLRKFLIGPRSIDDKIKDGKLFLAHLADVINESSSLISSFYVNQTKEDVANIMNLSILKLVGKIDFIKSELFLLELKHNEIMKGRVEPLQEGLRFLRTFLMNPPKRYKEEGELIWTKTEALANNSASVICSFCENLNEKEVHVQMNLVIPELLEKIVLLKEEIRQVYLQVPVSLHSNLPDALVFISSLLGNARTLLYRKAQTISSLKHYIEMLLAELESLLPFLLDSRKQRDQHEELQDLWTCISDVAHEAEYMIDSSVLGYDPEWNFMLWVPYAFEKIKIIKSRITEISDEKMLDIGVDNVIEMSYHPLWKAGDMVGLKDEADFLLDLLVNGPHDVDVLSIVGPSGLGKTTLARKVYHSAVVAYHFAVQAWCCVSQGYRRRDLLLDILGCIIEVTDGISGLNDDDISTVLYQCLKGRRYLIVIDNLWDTKAWIHLRELLPEDKNGSRILLTSQLRYVALQANPNSEPYPLRLLSSEESWNLLQHKTFSEENCPPGLLEVGKQISGRCKGIPLAVVLLAGILETEYTLNRWEQVSKCFRSEFFMDILEEVFEFSYRCLPDYLRPCFLYFGAFPVNQEISVFKLVRLWIAEGFLGDSELRTMEDLAERRLGYLIDRNLVTVAKRSSIGGIKACQVHDLLWNFCIQKSKEENFLQQIHGYESTVLSSAATDDPRRLCVSVQGKHFIKSRASTLATPCARCLLCSVSGDMDPKLPNDVSFISRNFKLLKILDIECINMGNSFPAGLELLELLRYLAVRGGVKSVPSWIANLWNLETLIIRGSSGEVALPYTFWYMQSLRHVDILPSVALSWQDDELEYLAPLHNMQSFSTPAISLGKYPEMLMRMIPNIRKLNYVYIPSWDNSRNCYQSPVFDCFFKLESLKISSNGKPCYPLQFNFPSTLKKLTVSRFRLPWSEASMIGKLPNLEVLKLQFRAYEGEVWEVEEDEFLKLKYLKLDLLNIVRFEACPYSFCCLERLVLHRCKRLEEIPYSLRGSETLEMIEVQSCGLSVGESVKRILQEQQAWGNFELKVVFDPKYK; this is encoded by the coding sequence ATGATCTACACATTTGTTCATTCTCCCTTGTGGTATCTGCAGTGGCTGGAGAAAAATCCGGACTTGAATTCTCTATTGAAGGATCAAATCTTCACCCTGAAACAGGAGCTGAGATTTATGAGGACTTATCTTATATACTTTGTAATGTCAAAAGGCATCCCTTCGGAGTCAAGCTCGCTTATATACAATGTTGAAGCTGCAGTCATAGATGCAACAAAGGACCTTTCCATTTCTTGTTGTAGGGGCCTTAGTGAAGTTGGCCCTGTGATTTCTCATATGCTGGAAAAGGTGAGGGACTGTAAACAAGAAATCGGCAAAGCTTATGCCATTTTGTGGGAACTGCCCTGGAAATTCAACACTCCCCCACTTCGTCTGTCTGTATTGGAGTTTCTTGACTCTGTGTTAGATAACATTGATGATCTGCTGGGGTCAGAAAGTCTAATTCCTTTTATCAGGAAAAGCGTTGACAATCTAAAGCAGAAgctaaattttattaaaaattttcttgacaTCACTGAGAAGAGAGAAGTTGTGCACCGGAAAATGGGAGCATTCGTGATGTATGCTCAAGTTGTTGCCACCAGTGCAGCATGCTTATTGTATTGGTGCTGGATTGAAAAAATGGACGAAACCAGGGCATCCAGAATGGATGTGAAGTTCTCTGAATTGATGCAGCTGATTAAGCCTTGTACTTCAGATCATATAGATATGTATTTTGAACTTCTCAAAGCTTCAAATCATAGAGTATCAGTAAAGGTTATTACGGCTGAAGCTGctaattttgtcaattttctccTAGAAAACTCAGAGGCTTCCCTTCAGGATCAAATTTCTGCCATTCGAGAAGGGCTGACACAgctattaaaatttttaatgcaACTTCCAGATCAATACGGAGAAGATGTGGGACAGATCTCAACAGATATCAAAGTAGTTGCTAAGAAGGCAGGATCCTTTTGCACCGACAAAGTCAAAGAAGATCAGCTTGAGGAAGTGAATTCTTTGCTTTTGAAGTTGCTTCAGAAGATCACGCTCATCAAAGAAAAGACATCCCAGATACGGCTCCAATCTTCTGAAACTATCATCGTGGATGAATTTGTTGACGTTAATGAGCAGCTGGAGTCCCAAAGCACCTTTTCAGCTGGAGTGGATGAGCAGGAGAAAGAAGATGGGAAGCCACTCTTAACACATTGTGAAACAGTGTCTAGAAAGGTAACATTGCTTGCTTACTCAATCCATGGCAACAGATTGACAGAAGAGATGGCAATAGAAATGAATCATGCTGTTTTAATATTATTGGAAAAGATTGAAGTCATTAAGGCAGACATGTACATGATAGGGCAAGAAGTCCCTAAAGCTGACAAGGTGTGCCTTATGAAGGATCAAATTAAAGCTCTTCACGAGGGTCTGAAGTTCCTGAGAAAGTTTCTCATTGGTCCCAGAAGTATAGATGATAAGATCAAGGATGGGAAACTGTTCTTAGCACATCTTGCAGATGTCATTAACGAGTCCTCATCTCTGATTTCCTCATTTTATgtcaatcaaacaaaagaagATGTGGCCAATATAATGAATCTTTCAATTCTCAAATTGGTTGGTAAAATTGATTTTATCAAGTCAGAGTTGTTTCTGCTGGAGCTAAAACATAATGAGATCATGAAGGGTCGAGTTGAACCCCTTCAAGAAGGACTCAGATTCCTCAGAACATTTCTCATGAATCCACCAAAGAGGTACAAGGAAGAAGGGGAATTGATTTGGACAAAAACTGAAGCTTTGGCTAACAACTCGGCATCTGTGATTTGCTCATTTTGTGAAAATCTGAATGAAAAGGAGGTGCACGTGCAAATGAATCTTGTGATTCCTGAGTTACTAGAGAAGATAGTGCTTTTGAAAGAGGAGATTAGACAAGTTTATCTCCAAGTTCCTGTATCATTGCACTCTAATCTGCCCGATGCGCTGGTTTTCATTAGTTCCCTCTTGGGGAATGCAAGGACATTGTTATATCGTAAAGCCCAAACAATTTCTTCTTTGAAGCATTATATCGAGATGTTACTTGCAGAGTTGGAGTCCTTACTACCATTCCTTTTGGATTCAAGGAAACAACGTGATCAGCATGAGGAACTGCAAGATCTTTGGACATGTATCTCTGACGTTGCACATGAGGCCGAATATATGATTGACTCATCTGTACTGGGATATGATCCTGAGTGGAACTTTATGCTATGGGTTCCTTATGCctttgaaaagataaaaatcatcAAGTCAAGAATCACAGAGATTTCTGATGAGAAAATGCTTGATATTGGAGTGGATAATGTGATCGAGATGAGTTACCATCCATTATGGAAGGCTGGAGACATGGTCGGTCTTAAGGATGAGGCAGATTTCTTATTGGATCTACTTGTAAATGGGCCTCATGATGTGGATGTTTTGTCAATTGTAGGTCCTTCCGGGCTTGGTAAGACTACTCTTGCCAGGAAAGTTTATCACAGTGCTGTTGTTGCCTATCACTTTGCTGTGCAGGCCTGGTGTTGTGTCTCTCAGGGATATAGAAGGCGAGATTTACTTCTTGATATTCTAGGCTGTATTATTGAAGTTACTGATGGTATCAGTGGACTTAATGATGACGACATATCTACAGTGTTGTATCAATGTTTGAAGGGAAGAAGATACCTTATTGTTATAGACAATTTGTGGGACACTAAAGCATGGATTCACTTAAGAGAATTGCTACCAGAAGATAAAAATGGAAGTAGAATTTTGCTCACCAGCCAACTCCGTTATGTTGCTCTTCAAGCTAATCCAAATAGTGAACCGTATCCTCTTCGTCTGCTTTCTTCTGAAGAAAGTTGGAACTTACTGCAGCATAAGACATTCTCTGAGGAAAACTGCCCTCCAGGGTTGTTGGAAGTTGGAAAACAAATTTCAGGAAGATGCAAAGGAATACCTCTTGCAGTTGTTCTCTTGGCCGGCATCCTTGAAACAGAATACACTCTTAACCGTTGGGAACAGGTTTCAAAATGTTTTCGCTCTGAATTTTTCATGGATATACTGGAGGAAGTATTTGAGTTCAGTTACAGGTGCCTACCAGATTACTTGAGGCCGTGTTTTCTTTACTTCGGAGCATTTCCAGTAAATcaagaaatttcagttttcaagTTGGTCAGACTATGGATTGCTGAAGGTTTTCTAGGGGACTCTGAGCTCCGAACTATGGAGGATCTTGCAGAGCGTCGCCTGGGATATCTAATTGATAGAAATCTGGTAACTGTTGCCAAAAGAAGTTCCATTGGGGGGATCAAAGCATGCCAAGTTCATGATTTATTGTGGAACTTTTGCATCCaaaagtccaaggaagaaaacttTTTGCAGCAGATACATGGGTATGAATCTACTGTGCTCTCAAGTGCTGCAACAGACGACCCACGTCGGTTATGCGTTTCTGTTCAAGGAAAGCATTTCATCAAGTCAAGGGCTTCAACTCTAGCCACTCCATGTGCCCGCTGCCTATTGTGCTCTGTATCAGGTGATATGGATCCAAAGTTGCCCAATGATGTTTCATTCATTTCACGCAATTTTAAACTTCTGAAGATTCTGGATATAGAATGCATCAATATGGGCAATTCATTTCCGGCTGGACTGGAACTGCTCGAACTACTGAGGTATTTAGCAGTCAGAGGTGGTGTAAAATCTGTTCCATCCTGGATAGCTAACCTCTGGAACCTAGAAACTTTGATTATAAGAGGGTCTAGTGGTGAAGTTGCATTACCATATACATTCTGGTATATGCAAAGTTTGAGGCACGTTGATATTCTTCCAAGTGTTGCTTTGAGCTGGCAAGACGATGAGCTTGAATATTTAGCTCCACTGCATAATATGCAATCGTTTTCCActccagccatttctcttgGGAAATATCCAGAGATGTTGATGAGAATGATCCCGAATATCCGGAAACTAAATTATGTCTATATTCCCTCATGGGATAACAGCAGAAATTGCTATCAGTCTCCAGTATTTGACTGCTTCTTCAAGCTCGAGTCACTCAAGATATCTTCAAACGGCAAGCCATGCTATCCTCTTCAGTTTAATTTCCCCTCGACCCTCAAAAAATTGACAGTGTCAAGATTTCGCCTACCATGGAGCGAGGCATCGATGATTGGAAAGCTGCCAAACCTGGAGGTTTTGAAATTACAGTTTAGGGCCTATGAGGGAGAAGtgtgggaagtggaagaagacgAATTCCTTAAActaaaatatttgaaattggaCTTATTGAATATTGTTCGATTTGAGGCTTGTCCATATTCATTTTGTTGTCTTGAGCGACTTGTGTTACATAGATGCAAACGACTTGAGGAGATTCCTTACAGTTTACGGGGATCCGAGACATTGGAGATGATTGAAGTGCAGTCTTGCGGGCTTTCTGTTGGAGAATCAGTAAAACGAATTTTGCAGGAACAACAAGCCTGGGGAAATTTTGAACTCAAAGTCGTCTTTGACCCCAAGTACAAGTAA
- the LOC113752424 gene encoding putative late blight resistance protein homolog R1A-3 yields MDCTCVDSAIDQLSRLLKRPSLTLLMKQEIRTLLLDLRFLQMFFRCLAKCKAAEEDTTLHHLRSSLLMNAEAMTEETGQDLYDAGYFASIGIDVKDWNLVAAKFQEKVEHLKPEISKTCILLVDCSLEPKTSNSDGMVEFMDSILMNLKDLVSSHEGIVVPVKVQTEALQEKLRFSRNFLNFTENRCGRQEQDKLEAFSTVLRDWAKNAACLSLLYWMDGVDENMAAHINTMLHNMLQKIMPYSPKVIDMYLELLKACKSSKADKSVMGEIVTSFLDVLLENVVVAVKDHIEGLQDGLVLLITFIMDPPEEFGRKSRTVIFTQIYAVIREMAFFICSLCSDKMNDDTFRERNTLLPDLLKKIKEVEAEVRELNGKKPSSWHFDFPVTDAIGFIDFLLGNLNKSLKYNANFVPFAKHKIVTIRHELLFFRPFLEDIMELQNESVELKDLWTRIINVAYLAEHVINSCATTDTPIWRNIICLSDVTDEIKHIQAEVMKIKQNQLSSKRNPSIQKNYSFGRPRASISSTDEVVGLVEDAKAVLDKLTRGSMKLNIVSIAGMRGVGKTTLAMKVCNDPSVQCHFIKRARCYVSQVYRRRDLLLDILRNVIGIDQVAISKKDDDEIANQLRQSLKGRKYLIVMDDVWNLGAWDAVKYSLPDDSNGSRILFTSRNHKLAEMSGLPFHVHPLNELSSDKSWDLLQKKVFHSDGRPTKFSDIGKKIARNCKGLPLVIAVVAGLLEMKKNDIHWWMQIEKSTNSRISTEGCMDILELSYNYLPDTLKACFLYFAAFRQGEVISVRKLMLLWIAEGLLQPEKRSLEAVAKETFLELIDRSLVIVTSRSSKGGIKACRVHDLLHYFCREKAKEERFLHVVERTEVSHCFSSPIRFDQYRLCLYSEWETLIKSKPSRPNVSSLLLFADAKESTPTSVASQIFQSLKLLKVLNLESINLDCPFPEEIVLIVHLRYLAIRGNITTVPSSISDLWNLETFVLQGSYDFVQLPDTICKMKSLKHVFVSKRAVVSLGDMELEESSQLNNVETFSSLSLDQRADSWMLLRRFPKLRKLRCVFTESEDYTTKGIQFPLLALLKDLESLKMSTYGSGQVFYSWMRVQFQGFDLPSTLKKLTLHKFGLPWRAVSELGKLPCLEVLKLREQAFRGQRWEVEDEQFLNLKFLELSNSEIEEWNVSTESFTCLQQLVVGDCSRLEEIPSIFWRNFYLDNHSLASLQQPS; encoded by the coding sequence ATGGATTGCACTTGTGTTGATTCTGCCATTGACCAGCTATCAAGGCTACTGAAAAGACCATCCTTGACTTTGCTTATGAAGCAGGAAATCCGTACCCTTTTACTGGATTTAAGATTTCTGCAAATGTTCTTCAGGTGCTTGGCAAAGTGCAAGGCTGCTGAGGAGGACACCACTTTGCATCATTTGAGATCATCTCTCCTGATGAATGCTGAAGCTATGACGGAGGAAACAGGACAGGATCTGTATGATGCTGGTTATTTTGCATCTATTGGAATAGATGTCAAAGATTGGAACCTTGTTGCAGCTAAGTTTCAAGAAAAAGTCGAACATCTCAAGCCAGAAATCAGTAAAACTTGTATTCTCTTGGTGGATTGTTCTTTAGAGCCCAAGACTTCTAACAGTGATGGTATGGTGGAATTCATGGATTCTATCCTGATGAATCTGAAGGATCTTGTCAGCTCCCATGAAGGGATTGTTGTTCCTGTGAAAGTGCAAACAGAAGCCCTTCAAGAGAAGCTAAGATTCTCCAGAAACTTTCTTAACTTCACAGAAAATCGGTGTGGGAGGCAGGAGCAGGACAAACTGGAAGCTTTCTCAACTGTTCTTCGAGATTGGGCAAAAAATGCAGCGTGTCTGTCTCTTCTGTACTGGATGGATGGTGTAGATGAAAACATGGCAGCTCATATCAATACTATGCTTCATAATATGCTACAAAAGATCATGCCTTACAGCCCGAAGGTTATAGACATGTATCTTGAACTCCTGAAAGCTTGTAAGTCATCAAAAGCTGATAAAAGTGTGATGGGTGAAATAGTTACAAGCTTTCTCGATGTTCTTCTAGAAAATGTAGTGGTTGCTGTGAAGGATCATATTGAAGGTCTACAGGATGGGCTAGTTCTCTTGATAACATTTATCATGGATCCGCCAGAggagtttggaagaaaatcAAGAACTGTAATCTTTACCCAGATTTATGCAGTCATCAGAGAGATGGCATTTTTCATTTGCTCACTCTGCAGTGACAAAATGAATGATGACACTTTCAGGGAAAGAAATACTTTGCTTCCTGATTTACTCAAAAAGATAAAGGAAGTCGAGGCAGAGGTCAGAGAGCTTAACGGCAAGAAGCCTAGTTCATGGCATTTTGATTTCCCTGTGACGGATGCAATTGGATTCATTGATTTCCTATTGGGGAATCtgaataaaagtttgaaatacaATGCCAACTTCGTCCCTTTTGCAAAGCATAAAATTGTGACTATTCGTCATGAACTACTGTTCTTTAGGCCTTTCCTCGAGGATATTATGGAGCTGCAAAATGAGTCTGTTGAACTAAAAGATCTGTGGACACGAATTATCAATGTGGCATACCTGGCAGAACATGTCATCAACTCATGTGCAACTACTGATACTCCTATTTGGAGAAATATAATATGCCTTTCTGATGTCACAGATGAAATTAAGCACATTCAGGCTGAGGTCATGAAGATAAAACAGAACCAGCTATCCAGCAAAAGAAATCCTAGTATTCAGAAGAATTACAGTTTCGGTCGACCACGAGCAAGTATTTCAAGTACTGATGAAGTTGTAGGTTTGGTGGAAGATGCAAAAGCTGTACTAGACAAACTTACAAGAGGATCAATGAAGCTGAACATTGTCTCTATTGCTGGCATGCGGGGTGTAGGTAAGACAACTCTGGCCATGAAAGTCTGTAATGATCCCTCAGTTCAATGTCACTTTATTAAACGTGCTCGGTGTTATGTTTCACAAGTATACAGAAGAAGAGATCTGTTGCTTGATATTTTGAGGAATGTTATTGGTATTGATCAGGTCGCAATTTCTAAAAAGGATGATGATGAAATAGCTAATCAACTCCGACAAAGTTTAAAAGGACGAAAATACCTAATTGTTATGGATGATGTCTGGAACCTTGGGGCTTGGGATGCTGTAAAATATTCACTTCCAGATGATAGCAACGGAAGTAGAATTTTGTTCACAAGTCGGAATCACAAGTTGGCTGAAATGTCTGGACTTCCGTTCCATGTTCATCCCCTTAATGAACTTTCTAGTGATAAAAGTTGGGATCTTTTACAAAAGAAGGTGTTTCACAGTGATGGCCGCCCTACAAAATTCTCAGACATTGGGAAaaaaattgcaagaaattgCAAAGGACTACCTCTGGTAATTGCTGTCGTTGCAGGTCTCCTTGAAATGAAAAAGAATGATATACATTGGTGGATGCAAATTGAGAAAAGTACAAATTCTCGCATTAGTACTGAAGGATGTATGGACATACTGGAACTCAGCTACAATTATCTACCCGATACATTAAAAGCTTGCTTTCTTTATTTTGCAGCATTTAGGCAAGGTGAAGTAATTAGTGTGCGGAAGTTGATGCTATTATGGATTGCTGAAGGACTTCTGCAACCTGAGAAGAGGAGCTTAGAAGCAGTGGCAAAGGAGACTTTTTTGGAGCTAATCGATAGAAGCCTAGTGATTGTTACTAGCAGAAGTTCCAAAGGTGGGATAAAAGCTTGTCGTGTCCATGATCTATTGCACTATTTCTGCCGGGAAAAAGCTaaagaagaaaggtttttacaTGTTGTGGAGAGGACCGAGGTATCTCATTGTTTCTCAAGTCCCATAAGGTTTGACCAATACAGATTGTGCTTGTATTCTGAATGGGAAACTTTGATCAAATCAAAACCTTCCCGTCCAAATGTCTCCTCACTACTGCTATTTGCTGATGCTAAAGAATCAACCCCTACTTCTGTTGCCTCCCAAATTTTTCAGAGTTTAAAACTTCTTAAAGTATTGAATTTGGAGAGCATCAATTTGGATTGCCCTTTTCCTGAGGAAATAGTATTAATAGTACATTTGAGATACCTAGCAATTCGGGGGAACATTACAACTGTTCCATCATCTATATCCGACCTCTGGAACTTAGAAACCTTTGTTCTTCAAGGTTCATATGATTTTGTTCAATTACCAGATACCATAtgtaaaatgaaaagtttaaaaCATGTATTTGTCAGTAAAAGGGCTGTTGTCTCTCTGGGTGATATGGAGCTTGAGGAATCCTCTCAATTAAATAATGTGgagacattttcttccttgtctCTTGATCAACGAGCAGATTCATGGATGCTATTGAGAAGGTTCCCTAAACTTCGGAAACTGAGATGTGTATTCACAGAATCAGAGGACTATACTACGAAGGGTATTCAGTTTCCCCTATTGGCTCTCTTAAAAGATCTGGAATCACTAAAAATGTCTACTTATGGCTCTGGGCAAGTGTTCTATAGTTGGATGCGCGTACAGTTTCAGGGATTTGActtgccctcaactcttaagAAACTCACCTTGCATAAGTTTGGCCTACCCTGGAGAGCGGTATCAGAATTGGGGAAGCTTCCCTGTCTTGAGGTTTTGAAATTAAGAGAACAAGCCTTTCGAGGACAAAGATGGGAAGTGGAAGATGAGCAGTTCTTGAACCTGAAATTCTTAGAATTATCCAATTCAGAGATTGAAGAATGGAATGTCTCCACTGAATCATTTACCTGCCTTCAGCAGCTTGTCGTAGGAGATTGTTCCAGACTTGAGGAGATCCCTTCAATTTTTTGGCGAAATTTCTACCTTGACAATCATTCGCTTGCATCGCTGCAGCAACCAAGTTAA
- the LOC113752426 gene encoding farnesoic acid carboxyl-O-methyltransferase-like: MIKEAIVEKLDTKSLSSASNRLCIADLGCSVGPNTFFAVQNIIDAIENKHKSEYDGSHKLEFQVFFNDHASNDFNTLFTSLPLERQYFSAGVPGTFYDQLFPSSSIHFAHSSYSLQWLSKVPEKLLDQNSSSWNKGKIHCAGASDEVVNAYAAQFEKDMGIFLNARAKEIVPGGMIVLIIPGIPDEVHPSELPAGILFNFLGSSLVDMANEGILNEAQIDSFNLPIYSASPKEMASLVKINGCFSIESMEVTDPRSKIHDPMKCSKGL, from the exons ATGATCAAAGAGGCAATTGTTGAGAAGCTTGACACCAAGAGCCTGAGTTCTGCCTCTAATAGACTCTGTATCGCAGACTTGGGATGCTCAGTTGGACCAAATACTTTCTTTGCTGTGCAAAACATAATAGATGCCATAGAAAACAAGCACAAATCTGAATATGATGGTTCGCATAAGCTTGAATTTCAGGTGTTCTTCAATGATCATGCATCCAATGATTTCAACACCCTTTTCACTTCTCTCCCACTTGAAAGGCAATACTTTTCAGCAGGAGTGCCAGGCACCTTCTATGATCAGCTGTTTCCATCATCTTCCATCCATTTTGCACATTCGTCTTATTCACTGCAATGGCTCTCTAAGGTGCCAGAAAAGTTGCTTGACCAAAATTCTTCTTCTTGGAATAAGGGGAAAATACACTGTGCAGGTGCCTCGGATGAAGTAGTCAATGCTTATGCAGCTCAATTTGAAAAGGATATGGGGATTTTCCTGAATGCAAGAGCTAAAGAGATCGTACCAGGAGGCATGATTGTACTTATCATACCAGGTATCCCTGACGAGGTGCACCCTTCCGAGCTACCTGCTGGCATTCTGTTCAACTTCCTTGGATCCAGTCTTGTGGATATGGCTAATGAG GGAATCCTCAATGAAGCTCAAATTGATTCCTTCAACTTACCAATTTATTCTGCATCTCCAAAGGAGATGGCTTCGCTGGTGAAGATAAATGGTTGTTTCAGTATTGAAAGCATGGAGGTGACGGATCCTAGGTCCAAGATTCATGATCCAATGAAATGTTCAAAAGGACTATAA